The Arachis duranensis cultivar V14167 chromosome 9, aradu.V14167.gnm2.J7QH, whole genome shotgun sequence genomic sequence ttttcaaaagtttttcaagttcttgcaccaaaccaagcatttcaaacctccaaacagctaccaaaacatcataaaaccttatttaacatactagactcctaattaaactcaacaaactaaacaaaaacatgaaattgaactaattttaacaatatttacaaacgaaaaagatgaaaagatgttaccatggtggggtgtctcccacctagcacttttgtttattgtccttaagttggacttatggggagctctccatcaaggtggcttgtgcttgaatccatccttgaacatccactaaTACTTtaacttccaataagctctatcatTCAAAGTTGATATCCCCAagccttgatggagttcttcacaaaccatgagcTCCCAACATTATCCTCCCGtagtaatccgggatcccatactttgttttcacacacgtcttcaagttgatcatggTGATTTTCTCCGGGTGGTAAGAAAGCCGAAATCGCATGAAGGCACCAAactatcctcctagacccatccaATTGAGCACTACACCAATCCATGCTCCTTAATTTTGAGCTTCCAGCCATAATGAGTCTAAATTTACAACGCTAACCACTAAACGTCCTCCTCTTACGCTTAATTCAACAAGGcaccctaagttggccatctgtCTCAAGAATActatattcaagtgagaaagtgaagCTTAGGGGTAAGAATTTTACACAATTGAATGttatgttggatggtgacttaggaagggatGTCTCCAATAATCTTGCAAGTTCCACTCCCCTGTGCTCTTCCTTGGCTAcctccacctcttgacaacCTTCTTCGACTCCTCCTTGCTTGtcaactccttccaactccTCATCATcctcaatcaaatcaaattttagagGTTCTGTGAAGTCCACTTTAACATCGACTTCACACCCAATGGGAGAATCTTCAACAAGGCCACCAATGTCATTTGGTGTGGAGTTGTCTTCAATGATGGAATTTGTCTCTTGCTCAACCTCCTTCTCTTGGTAGCTTCCTTCCAACTCAATCTCTtctcaccaagggtatgggaggttgttCACATTCTTCCTTAATTTCTATGTCAAGCCCAATGGGAGAGTATTCAATTGTAGATAGGAagtcatcaatgattgaatccatctcttgattaacctcttcaaatccttcaaccatgatatgtaTTGGAGGTTgcacaccctcctcaacatcaatgtcGAGCTTCTTGGAAGAGGGCTCTATGAATCTACATTCCCATAGACTTCTAGCATCCCTTATGTCTTCAACCACTCCTTCCATTTCAATCATCTCTACCTCCCCTTCTTTTTGCACTTCTTGCCTCAACTCCTCTTCTTCACGTTGAAGCTCCAAACTCACTCCCTCACTATGCTCCTTGATTGCTTCTCCACATTCAACAATTAGAGTGCCTTGATCGCATAGGCTTAAGTGGGAGGAGACCATGTTGCGAACGGCCTCCGCTACGGTGGCAAGCACGATTTCTATCTTCTTGAACTCTTCTTCTTGCTTCGGACACCTAGCTAGAAGTTCTTGTTTGGTGGAAAGGGCTCATCCATTGGACGTGGTGTAAGAGAGGGTCCATTGTTTGGTGGAAAGGGCTCATAATtagaaggtggttcttctttgTAAGGGTATAGAGATAGTGTATAAGGAGGTGGTTCTTAGAAGTAGTTGTTTTGGAATTGTTATgattctatgtatggttcatatagttcataaggtggttggtatggtggataaggattagggtcatttggatgtgttttatggtatgaggcttgtgagtataaTGGTTCAAAATTAGGTTGAAGGGGtcgttcataggcatatggtggtggttgttgacaaccacaatgagggtcaccacatccattagattgatatgcattaggagtggaattatacctataaaggatcggaggaggttgttgccaaggaGGTTGATCAATCCTTTAAGGCTCCTCCCACccttgattgttccatccttgatacatatTATCATTGTAGTTCCCATTTactacaacataatttgagccaaactcaaagccaaaagggtgagaattcatagtagcaaataaaacaaaagctaacaaaaatAAGCAACAAAGACCTAAACCCAACAAAAGctaacaaacaagcaaaaggcaaaacatattcacaatagccaataacatagcaccattgcaatttcccggcaacggcgccataaattTGAAAGTAAGAATTATTATTAGTCTAGAATTTCTCTTATAGAAAAGAATTActtcgttgtaagtatagctccCAACCAACTAATAACTCTcacatcaaatttaaaattattttggttgtcacaactACAAACCCCAAaaagaattaaccgaagtatttaaacctcgggtcgtctcacaaggaatcgCAATAAAGTGATCagttattggctatgaagaaaCAAGGggtttgatttataaaagaggcaaaaaaaatggcaagaaaataaaggaaacaactaaagaaagtaattaataaagagtgacattcatggcaaagattgagaatataggctttctatcctagtcactaATCATAACAATGATTAACAAGAATTTGTGTTATCCAGTGAACTCTAGCATTGGAAGAAGGTACAAAGTTATCTTCACacgagagaaagtcaaataagattagctaatctcaatccaaaaagtcctaatcaacttactaattaaattagcaagagattagagtcaatagaaataatattaactaactactctagatcaccaacataggTTTAAtcttaatgactcaagattaccCAAtatctctttccaagccaagaatgctcaaaagctactctaacatccaaccaagtattttgtcaaacacttgggaagcataaaaggaaagcacaataaattgcaaggaaagataaaatctaacaactagcCAATGCAAGCAATCAACAATAAACGAAGCAATTAATCATAAGAACATAAAGGAAAcatcaattgcattaaatgtaagcCAAATCCAACAATAGTGTTCATGTACTACAAAGAGGCACAAAAAGGGAAATTGACAAGGAAAATAAGAGAATTAAACTACTAGAGCATGAAAATGTAAAGAAAACAAGATGAGAACAAGAAAttgaacctagatctaagacGAAAATAAGCCTAAGAactctaattctagagagaagagggagcttctctctctagaaactaaactaCATGATACCTAAGCTACACTAAGTGCTCCCCCCTTTGTCtaagcttgaattctgcatgaaatagcctcagaaatgagttggatttgggcctggaaagctcagaaatcgcccccaacaaATTcactttaagtgagtcacgtgccgCTCGTCACGCGTGCGTGTCACTGGCTAATTTCCTCCTCACACGCACGCGTGGAGTGACGTGTGCGCGTGGCTTACAGATCCTCAactcacgcgtacgtgtgagtGACGTGTGCGCGTGGCTCCCAATTCTCCAaatgctcatttcttcatgaattctccactttgcatgcttttctcctcatttcttccgtccaatacttgccttatgaacctgaaatcactcaacaaatgcatcaaggcatcgaatggaattaaggtgaattaaaattaccaattttaagacctaaaaagcatgtttttacacttaagcacaaattaagggaaaattacaaaaccatgttatttcattgaataaatgtgagataagttgagAAAAtctcccaaattaagcacaagataaaccaaaaaattggggtttatcataGCTCTTTTGAGTGTCATTTAAAACATAACTGTCATAATAGACAACGTATAAGACCTTATTGTGTCTCTGTCCGAGGACTGCATCAATTGCATGATCACtcgcatcacacatgagttcgaATGGCAGATCCTAGTTGGGTGCTGAGATGATAGGTGCAGAGATAAGCTTTGCcttcagagtttcaaaagcatgcaagCAATCCCTGTCAAAAACAAAAGGGGTGTCCATGGCTAGGAGATTGCACAGGGGCTTTGCAATTTTGGagaaatcttttataaacctcctatagaatcctgcatgtcccaggaAACTTAttattgccttaacattagtaGGTGGTGGAAATCGTTCAATTACTTCCATCTTAGCTTGATCAACCTCTATGCCTTTGTTTGAAATTTGATGTCCAAAAACTATGCCTTCAAtcaccatgaaatgacatttttcccagtttaaaaccaggtttaTTTCTCTGCATCATTTCAGAACTAAGGCGAGATGGTGAAGGCATGAATCGCATGAATCTCCGAagacagagaagtcatccatgaatacCTCAAGGAATTTCTTAATCATGTTAGAGaatatggagagcatgcacctttaaAAGGTGGCAGGTGCATTACAGAGGCcgaatggcattcttctgtaaaCAAACACACCgtatgggcatgtgaatgctgtcttctcCTGATCCTGAgggtctactgcaatttgattgtaacctgaataaccatccaggaagcagtagaaTACATGTCCAgccagtctttctagcatctggtctatgaatggcagggaaaaatgatccttccttgtGGCGTTGTTGAGTctcctatagtcaatacacatacgccaccctgtaactgttctcgTAGGAATCAGTTTATTCTTCTCATTGTGGATCATTGTcattcctcctttcttgggtACAACATAGATAGGACTCACCCACGGGCTATCTGAGGTGGGATAGATAATTGCAGCCTCCCACAGTTTAGTGACTTCTTTTTGCACTACTTCCTTTATGGCCAGATTCAGACGCCTTTGTGGTTGTACCACTAGCTTGGCATCATCTTCAAGCctgatcttgtgcatgcatttgGTTAGGCTAATTCCCTTTAAGTCACTTATGGTCCATCCAATAGCTGTTTTGTGCGTctttagcacctgaattagtgcctCTTCCTCTTGTGGCTTCAGGGAAGAGCTTATGATTATATGGTAAGTGCTCCCATCTCCCAAAAACACGTATTTTAAAGATGATagtagtggcttgagctcgaGTTTGGTGGGCTCATCTTCCCTTTTAGGAGCCTCTGAAGCCTCCTCCTACTCGTCTGATGCCTCCATATCAGGGATGGCATCTTCAAGGATGTCATCTAGCCCCTCAACTGTATTCATCTCCTCCACCAGGGAATCAATAATGTCAATCCTCCTGCATTCCTCTGGGAAGTCAAGGTGTTATATAGCCTTGACAGCATTCAGTACAaattcatcctcattgactctcagggtcacttcccctttttgcaCGTTAATGAGGGTCCTTCTTGTAGCTAGAAAGGGTCTCCCTAAAATGAGGGATGCCTTCTTATGCTATTCTATATCTAATACCACAAAGTCTGTTGAAAATGCAAAGGGTCCAACCCttacaatcatgtcttcaaccACTCCTGATGGAATCTTGACAAAACCGTTAGCCAGTTGAAGGAATATACGAGTAGGCTTGACGTCTTGGATTAAACCGAGTTTCTTTACTAGTGATGAAGGCATCAGGATAATGCTTGCTCTAAGATCACAGAGAGTTGTCTTTGTGTAGGCGCCCCTGAGGGTGCAAGGTATCATGAAACTCCCAGGGTCCTGATGTTTTTCCAGCAGGTTCCTGTTGATGACTGCACtgtattcttcagtgaggaTGACTGTCTTTacctctctccaatccttcttgtAACTCAATATTTCTTTCATAAACTTGGCAATGGAAGGTATTTGTTCAAGGGCTTTTACAAAAGGAATCTTGATCTCCAATGTCTTGAAGTAATATGCAAATTGGGCAAACTGCTTATCGTTTTCTGCCTgacggagtttttgaggatatggcatcttgGTCTTGTACTCATGAGTTTTGGTTGGTGTAGGATAAGTGTCTTTAGTGCCTGAAGAAGGGTTGCCAGCTTGTTTAGGAGAGGTGTTCCCAGCACTCACATGTGTCTGGTCTCCCCtatttgggcgttcaacgcccgtGCTGCCCCCTtcctggtgttgaatgccagtgTCATTCCTCTTGGGGTGTTCAATGCCCCTGATGGTGCTCTGGGCTGTAGCTCATTCGTCTTCTaccatttcttcttttttttgcctCTTATGGCTCTGGGCTTTGTTTTTTAGTGTCCTTTCACTCCTTAATTGGATGGCTTGGAACTCTTTTCTTATTTGTACAGACAAGTGCTGCTCTGCTGGGTCCAGCCTTGCTTCCATATTCCTTATGGAGGCTTTGGTCTCCTACATAAAGCCTTGCTGGCTCTTTACAAGTTCTGCTTATGCAGGTGCCAGGTCAAGAGTAATCTGAGACTGTGGAGGCTGAGGGAGAGGGTTGTTAACTAAACTTTGCAGGCTCAACACTTGTTGTGTGAGAAAGTTCAGCTACTGGACTAAAGATTCATTTTGTTCATGAATAGTAGATTCGGTTGACACTTCGTTGTCTTCTCTTTTCATGAGGTTTTCTCTTATGAGTATTGGTATTAGTTGTTAGccaccatctcaatgagttcatTGGCCTCCTCTAGAGTTTTCATGTGTAAAAAGCCACCCATAGAATTATCCAGGGATACCTTGGCTCTTTCAGAGAGTCAGTCATAGAAGATATCTAGCTTGACCCACTCTGTGAACATTTCAATGAGACATTTTCTGAGCATCAACTTATACCTTTCCCAGGCGTCATAGagagatgatgagcggataatttgtacgctttttggcattgtttttagtatatttttagtatgatctagttagtttttagtatatttttattagtttttagttaaaattcacttttctggactttactatgagtttgtgtgtttttctgtgatttcaggtattttttggctgaaattgagggacctgagcaaaaatctgattcagagactaaaaaggactgcagatgctgttggattctgacctccctgcactcgaagtggattttctggagctacagaaacccaattggcacactctcaacggtgttggaaagtagacatcctgggctttccatcaatatatgatagtctatactttgcccaagatttgatggcccaaatcggcgttcaaagtcaccctcagaattcccagcgttaaacgctggaactggcaccaaaacgggagttaaacgcccaaactggcataaaagctggcgtttaactccaagagaagtctctgcacaaaaatgcttcattgctcagcccaagcacacaccaagtgggcccagaagtgaatttttatgtcatttactcatatctgtacaccctaggttactagttttctatatataggaccttttactattgtattttcatctttggacatctagttcttagatcagatcttggttcttctggttccctctctagggccgaagccaatgatcacttttgttcttatgtattNNNNNNNNNNNNNNNNNNNNNNNNNNNNNNNNNNNNNNNNNNNNNNNNNNNNNNNNNNNNNNNNNNNNNNNNNNNNNNNNNNNNNNNNNNNNNNNNNNNNNNNNNNNNNNNNNNNNNNNNNNNNNNNNNNNNNNNNNNNNNNNNNNNNNNNNNNNNNNNNNNNNNNNNNNNNNNNNNNNNNNNNNNNNNNNNNNNNNNNNNNNNNNNNNNNNNNNNNNNNNNNNNNNNNNNNNNNNNNNNNNNNNNNNNNNNNNNNNNNNNNNNNNNNNNNNNNNNNNNNNNNNNNNNNNNNNNNNNNNNNNNNNNNNNNNNNNNNNNNNNNNNNNNNNNNNNNNNNNNNNNNNNNNNNNNNNNNNNNNNNNNNNNNNNNNNNNNNNNNNNNNNNNNNNNNNNNNNNNNNNNNNNNNNNNNNNNNNNNNNNNNNNNNNNNNNNNNNNNNNNNNNNNNNNNNNNNNNNNNNNNNNNNNNNNNNNNNNNNNNNNNNNNNNNNNNNNNNNNNNNNNNNNNNNNNNNNNNNNNNNNNNNNNNNNNNNNNNNNNNNNNNNNNNNNNNNNNNNNNNNNNNNNNNNNNNNNNNNNNNNNNNNNNNNNNNNNNNNNNNNNNNNNNNNNNNNNNNNNNNNNNNNNNNNNNNNNNNNNNNNNNNNNNNNNNNNNNNNNNNNNNNNNNNNNNNNNNNNNNNNNNNNNNNNNNNNNNNNNNNNNNNNNNNNNNNNNNNNNNNNNNNNNNNNNNNNNNNNNNNNNNNNNNNNNNNNNNNNNNNNNNNNNNNNNNNNNNNNNNNNNNNNNNNNNNNNNNNNNNNNNNNNNNNNNNNNNNNNNNNNNNNNNNNNNNNNNNNNNNNNNNNNNNNNNNNNNNNNNNNNNNNNNNNNNNNNNNNNNNNNNNNNNNNNNNNNNNNNNNNNNNNNNNNNNNNNNNNNNNNNNNNNNNNNNNNNNNNNNNNNNNNNNNNNNNNNNNNNNNNNNNNNNNNNNNNNNNNNNNNNNNNNNNNNNNNNNNNNNNNNNNNNNNNNNNNNNNNNNNNNNNNNNNNNNNNNNNNNNNNNNNNNNNNNNNNNNNNNNNNNNNNNNNNNNNNNNNNNNNNNNNNNNNNNNNNNNNNNNNNNNNNNNNNNNNNNNNNNNNNNNNNNNNNNNNNNNNNNNNNNNNNNNNNNNNNNNNNNNNNNNNNNNNNNNNNNNNNNNNNNNNNNNNNNNNNNNNNNNNNNNNNNNNNNNNNNNNNNNNNNNNNNNNNNNNNNNNNNNNNNNNNNNNNNNNNNNNNNNNNNNNNNNNNNNNNNNNNNNNNNNNNNNNNNNNNNNNNNNNNNNNNNNNNNNNNNNNNNNNNNNNNNNNNNNNNNNNNNNNNNNNNNNNNNNNNNNNNNNNNNNNNNNNNNNNNNNNNNNNNNNNNNNNNNNNNNNNNNNNNNNNNNNNNNNNNNNNNNNNNNNNNNNNNNNNNNNNNNNNNNNNNNNNNNNNNNNNNNNNNNNNNNNNNNNNNNNNNNNNNNNNNNNNNNNNNNNNNNNNNNNNNNNNNNNNNNNNNNNNNNNNNNNNNNNNNNNNNNNNNNNNNNNNNNNNNNtttaatgtttgaatcatatcttttcttgatagccaagacaataatttttaaaatcaaatcttttttaaaatgtttttcaaatcatatcttctcaatcacatctttttaaaatcaatcatatcttcttaactacatctttttcaaaatagttttcaatcaaatctttttgatttctaatttcaaaaatctttttcaaaaatcactttacttctttctcaaacatggttttcgaaaatcaattaaagtttttcaaaattttttcaaaatcttttacttaatttttgaaaatttcttcccctcttctcacatccttctatttatggactaacactattccttaatgcacaattcgaactccatcttctttgataagttcgaattttctacttctgccttctatttttcttttcctttgacactgcaaggaatctctatactgtgacatagaggattccatattttcttgttctcttctctttcatatgagcagaagcaaagacaaaagcattcttgttgaggctgaccctgaacctgaaaggaccttgaagcgaaagctaagagaagctaaggcacaattctctgtagaggacctaacagaaatcttcaaggaagaggaacccatggcagccgaaaacaacaacaatgccaataatgcaaggagggtgctgggtgactttactgcacctactcccgacttctatgggagaagcatctctatccctgccattggagcaaacaattttgagcttaagcctcaattagtttctctaatgcaacagaattgcaagttccatggacttccattggaagatcctcatcagtttttagctgaattctagcaaatctgtgacactgtcaagactaatggggttgaccctgaggtctacagacttatgctattcccttttgctgtaagagacaaagctaggacatggttggatacacaacctaaagaaagcctgaactcttgggaaaagctggtcaatgccttcttggcaaagttctttccacctcaaaaattgagtaagcttagagtggaagtccaaaccttcagacagaaggaaggagaatccctctatgaagcttgggaaagatacaaacaattaattagaaagtgtccctctgatatgctttctaaatggagcatcataggtattttctatgatggtctgtctgaactgtccaagatgtctttggatagctctgctggaggatctcttcataagacgcctacagaagctcaagaactaattgaaatggttgcaaataaccaattcatgtacacttctgaaaggaatcctgtgaacaatgggacaaatcagaagaaaggagttcttgagattNNNNNNNNNNNNNNNNNNNNNNNNNNNNNNNNNNNNNNNNNNNNNNNNNNNNNNNNNNNNNNNNNNNNNNNNNNNNNNNNNNNNNNNNNNNNNNNNNNNNNNNNNNNNNNNNNNNNNNNNNNNNNNNNNNNNNNNNNNNNNNNNNNNNNNNNNNNNNNNNNNNNNNNNNNNNNNNNNNNNNNNNNNNNNNNNNNNNNNNNNNNNNNNNNNNNNNNNNNNNNNNNNNNNNNNNNNNNNNNNNNNNNNNNNNNNNNNNNNNNNNNNNNNNNNNNNNNNNNNNNNNNNNNNNNNNNNNNNNNNNNNNNNNNNNNNNNNNNNNNNNNNNNNNNNNNNNNNNNNNNNNNNNNNNNNNNNNNNNNNNNNNNNNNNNNNNNNNNNNNNNNNNNNNNNNNNNNNNNNNNNNNNNNNNNNNNNNNNNNNNNNNNNNNNNNNNNNNNNNNNNNNNNNNNNNNNNNNNNNNNNNNNNNNNNNNNNNNNNNNNNNNNNNNNNNNNNNNNNNNNNNNNNNNNNNNNNNNNNNNNNNNNNNNNNNNNNNNNNNNNNNNNNNNNNNNNNNNNNNNNNNNNNNNNNNNNNNNNNNNNNNNNNNNNNNNNNNNNNNNNNNNNNNNNNNNNNNNNNNNNNNNNNNNNNNNNNNNNNNNNNNNNNNNNNNNNNNNNNNNNNNNNNNNNNNNNNNNNNNNNNNNNNNNNNNNNNNNNNNNNNNNNNNNNNNNNNNNNNNNNNNNNNNNNNNNNNNNNNNNNNNNNNNNNNNNNNNNNNNNNNNNNNNNNNNNNNNNNNNNNNNNNNNNNNNNNNNNNNNNNNNNNNNNNNNNNNNNNNNNNNNNNNNNNNNNNNNNNNNNNNNNNNNNNNNNNNNNNNNNNNNNNNNNNNNNNNNNNNNNNNNNNNNNNNNNNNNNNNNNNNNNNNNNNNNNNNNNNNNNNNNNNNNNNNNNNNNNNNNNNNNNNNNNNNNNNNNNNNNNNNNNNNNNNNNNNNNNNNNNNNNNNNNNNNNNNNNNNNNNNNNNNNNNNNNNNNNNNNNNNNNNNNNNNNNNNNNNNNNNNNNNNNNNNNNNNNNNNNNNNNNNNNNNNNNNNNNNNNNNNNNNNNNNNNNNNNNNNNNNNNNNNNNNNNNNNNNNNNNNNNNNNNNNNNNNNNNNNNNNNNNNNNNNNNNNNNNNNNNNNNNNNNNNNNNNNNNNNNNNNNNNNNNNNNNNNNNNNNNNNNNNNNNNNNNNNNNNNNNNNNNNNNNNNNNNNNNNNNNNNNNNNNNNNNNNNNNNNNNNNNNNNNNNNNNNNNNNNNNNNNNNNNNNNNNNNNNNNNNNNNNNNNNNNNNNNNNNNNNNNNNNNNNNNNNNNNNNNNNNNNNNNNNNNNNNNNNNNNNNNNNNNNNNNNNNNNNNNNNNNNNNNNNNNNNNNNNNNNNNNNNNNNNNNNNNNNNNNNNNNNNNNNNNNNNNNNNNNNNNNNNNNNNNNNNNNNNNNNNNNNNNNNNNNNNNNNNNNNNNNNNNNNNNNNNNNNNNNNNNNNNNNNNNNttctaagtttggtgttgaacccccacattcatactctaagtttggtgttgggaggttccaacattgctctgagcatttctgaggctccatgagagcccactgtcaagctactaacattaaagaagcgcttgttgggaggcaacccaatgttatattttatttattttcttttgttattttatgttttctgtaggatgatgatcatgagaagtcacaaaatcaatggaaaaagtaaaaacagaatgaaaaacagaaagaaaaatagcacaccctggaggaagaatctgctggcgtttaaacgccagtaaggctagcagatgggcgtttaacgcccagtctggcaccattctgggcgtttaacgccagaaaggggcaccagactggcgttaaacgccagaaaagggcaagaagttggcgttaaacgccagaaatgggcacctgcccggcgtttaacgccagaattggcacaaagagcaattttgctcgccacttggtgcagggatgacttttccttgacacctcaggatctgtggaccccacaggatccccacctaccccaccactctctctcttcttcacccattcaccaatcacctcaacacctcttccccaaaaacccttcacctatcaaatcccatctttctcttcaccactcacatccatcNNNNNNNNNNNNNNNNNNNNNNNNNNNNNNNNNNNNNNNNNNNNNNNNNNNNNNNNNNNNNNNNNNNNNNNNNNNNNNNNNNNNNNNNNNNNNNNNNNNNNNNNNNNNNNNNNNNNNNNNNNNNNNNNNNactcctatataaacccttcttcactccttcattttcacacaacctaaacactacttctcccccttttggccaaacacaaagccattcccttctctctcctttcttct encodes the following:
- the LOC107465466 gene encoding uncharacterized protein LOC107465466 codes for the protein MPYPQKLRQAENDKQFAQFAYYFKTLEIKIPFVKALEQIPSIAKFMKEILSYKKDWREVKTVILTEEYSAVINRNLLEKHQDPGSFMIPCTLRGAYTKTTLCDLRASIILMPSSLVKKLGLIQDVKPTRIFLQLANGFVKIPSGVVEDMIVRVGPFAFSTDFVPQEEEALIQVLKTHKTAIGWTISDLKGISLTKCMHKIRLEDDAKLVVQPQRRLNLAIKEVVQKEVTKLWEAAIIYPTSDSPWVSPIYVVPKKGGMTMIHNEKNKLIPTRTVTGWRYNQIAVDPQDQEKTAFTCPYGIVFGHQISNKGIEVDQAKMEVIERFPPPTNVKAIISFLGHAGFYRRFIKDFSKIAKPLCNLLAMDTPFVFDRDCLHAFETLKAKLISAPIISAPN